A stretch of DNA from Xiphophorus maculatus strain JP 163 A chromosome 8, X_maculatus-5.0-male, whole genome shotgun sequence:
ctccctTCGTCCAAATCTCCCCCTTTTGATTTCACAGTTAGGTGACTcaccaaaaaatgaaaagagagaaagaaaaaatcccCCAGGCTGGAAAGAGTTGACGAAATCAGGAAGAGCTACGTCTacttcaattttttattttttatttttgttgttgttgcacaaTTTCCCAAAAGAGCAACAACGCGGACTCGGAATGGGACTTGAAAGGAAAATCTTGGGGTCAAGAACATTTGGAGACATAAAGCAGAGTCAGAGGTGGGGGCGGTTGTGTATTGTTTTGAGGCTACATTGCCTAGCAAAAGGCTtggaactttttccacatttttgtcacgataaaaaaaaacacacaaaaactgacatgtattttactgagattttatgcGAGCCACCAACACAAACCGGAGCACAGCTGCGACGTGGAAATGCTTTCCAGTTGGTTTTCCAGACATAGTTTATCTTTAGAAGTGTGACATTAAATCCCCTCGACTCAAATACCCAGGGCCGGATTGAGAAGGACGGGGGCCCCTGGGTTGAGCCAGTTTTGGTGCCCCACTCaaaagcaagatttttttttactgacgcAAATCATGGCACACTTATAGGTAGATCTTTACGCTCCACTTTGTTTCTGAAACGATGTAcaataatttcagaattttcaaGTACTTAACTAgtgtttatatttagaaaaatccaaaaatattagTACGGCTTACCTGATTTGGGCCAGTGAGTTTTAAGCAAAgcacaacattttcaaaacatgcattaggttatatatatatatgtatatatatattttgggcCCTTGTAAGTTCTTTCTAAAGTCTTTCTAAATACTCCTAATAAAACTGCTGCACCTTTCCATTGTCTTTAGAAGTCACCTTCTTGGTTAAGGCTGAAGTATGTTCATGTGTAAGactggtccagtcaaagtccagactttaaCCTGCTTGAGAATCTGTTGGAAAACTTGAATATTGATCTTAACAGAAGAAgcttgcagctgtaactgcaggTAAAGGTGGTTCTGactgacaacaacaacaaaatgatggcatattttagatttttgaattaattttttttggtaaagatttttgaaaaccacacataattttccttccactataTAATTTTGCTCCACTCTGTGtcggtctgtcacataaaaccccaataaagCACACTTCAGTTTGCAAAATTAACGTGAGGAACTGAAAAACGAGAAGAATGCACAAATACTTTAAAGGCTTTTGCCtacaaagagacaaaaatctaacatttctAATGGAGAACTAATGGAGTGTGTGAGGTGAAAACATGTGTGCATTAGCTCGGGAGCCGGATTAAATGCAGATGTTTACTTAAGCGACGGGACATGCAGTCATTATCAAAGTCCAAATGATCCCAGTCTCACCGCATGGAGCCAGCCGCGCATAACATCAGTCTGGAGTCGGCACCAGTCGCAGTGCATTATTACTCACGGTACGAGTTGAGAGTGGCATAGCGCGTACCAAAAGTAATAATGGACCGCGAAGCTGGTCATGTTTTCTTCCTCCGTCCTGCTGCAGAACATGAAAATATGCAGTTCGCGGCGCTCGTTTACCCGCGTCGGCGTGGCCACCCACTGCTGCCTGGCTGCCCTGGGTGGGTGTCGTAGACGGAGACGGCGGCGGAGGTGGAAGCTGGTGGCAGGACCGTCCGTCTCCGGCAAGCGTGAAGCCGTCTCTGCAGGCGCATCTGTAGCTCCCAGCTGTGTTCACGCACAGCTGGGCGCACGGCTGCCGCCCGCCGCACTCGTCCGCATCTGACAGCCGGGAACAAAaaaggggttaaaaaaaaaagaagaagaagaaggaaagaaagaaaggaagtcCTGAGTATGCATATGGATTTAAGTACAGCTCCTCAGGTGAATCTGAATGTGGTCTCTGCGTACCCGTTTGGCACCGGTGTCCCGTCCAGCCGGGGGGGCACGCGCACTTATTGGGTTTCAAACAGGTGCCGCCATTAGCACAGGGTTCTGCACACAGAGCTGGGGAACACatccaaaaatattcattaaaaaaaacaaaaacacaaccgATTCGTGATTATTACTTTAAATCGACTCGGCAAACAGTATTGTGGTGAAATGAATGTGTTGTCTTTCCGTTATGAGCCAAATTGGTTGGCATAAAACTGGATCAGCCAGAGGGACACGAAACGTGGCATCGCATGAAAATGGCCCGTTAAAGTGAAGAAATCTAATGCGGACCTGTTtacgtttttgttttcattcagcaaACTGTGAAtcaagacaacaacaaaaaattcagAGTTCTGTACAGGAAATTAAACCTTATAGTCAGATTTATTATAACATTGCAATCTATATTTTCTTGTGAATACTATGTGAACCGTTAAACCATCCTCATGTTTGTACTGTACActgtatttacacaaaaaaggTTGCTTTCATTTTGTAGAATAGAGACGGTGCGCCACCAAttgtcttcctgtgtgaaacacatCTAGAACACGGAACATGTTTCTGGTTAGAGTAACTGcataatagaaaataataacaataataataatcttatataaaaatataaatctaaaataacattttactgcAGTGAAGCAGCAGTGTGTTCTGATGTTGGAGACCACAGCTGCCTGAGAAGAGCTAACATCTGCAAACGCAAGGGATCCCCTTTTAAAAGACGCCTGTAATTGCCTGTTTTAATAGTTCACACAACAAATAtactttaaattatattaaagtatatatgtatatatactttaatatatatattaaatattattgtagTGCTAAGACGTGGACATTTTCTTAGCACTACCGCACGAGCTGATACACAGATACAGACTGTTGTTCTGACCAGAACCTTTTAAATATCCAATTTTCAGAAGCGGTTTCGCACAGGAAGATCTTTGGTGGTGCACCGCCTCCGTTCTCCATTTCCTGTGTAAACACTCATCAGGTTGTTGGTAAATACCTACCCAATGCAAATCTAACTATACATATAgttttggtaatattttctttttgaaatagaAGTTGCTAAAAATCTCTGCTGTCTTGGCCCGTTTCAGGCTACTTGTCAGCTTAAGCCTTTAGGACCAGCTAATCTGGAGGTAGGCTAAATAAAGATGGCAGCAGAGTTCAACCATTAAACACAGCCTCGTTTAAAACCGTCTTTCACCTTGGTTGCAGTTGTGTGAGTGAAATCTCCGCCAACCGGGGCAGCAGTCTGGGTAGAAATGTGAGGCCGACGCTATCCTGCTCACCTGCCGGTAAGCTAACGAGTACGTTGTTCTGTGAAGACAAGCGAAATCCCAGAGGTTACGGATCATTTGAGGTGCAGCAGAGCCTTCTCTGTGATGAGACTGTGTGACCATAGGTGAGTTTTAGTAACTTGGTGGAAAAGTCAAGCCACGGGTTCAGAAGAGAAGAGGCTGGCAGCAGTCAGATCTATAATCAGCTATTTTGGCTGCAGCCTGCTGAGAACCCGGTGTGTTTAGCCCGCCAGagaagggggtggggggaatTAAGAGCAATAAATTGAGGCTAAAACTAGAGACTGGAGACATGTTTGCATGAGGACCCAAGAAAACAGACCAAAAGTGAAAGTGAGCTTTGGTGAGAGAAAAGCTAACagggattaaaaaaatgtggagaagGTAAACTGGGAGGGTGCTGGCGTGGAGTCCAAGATAAACAAAGCACTGGTCTCTGCGGGCAGGCAGCTCATTTCCTGTCGTTACACAAAGTGCTCGATATTTAGATTCCACTCAAACTATGTGCCATCGTGACCCACTGCTGTGTGCAGTTACGGTTTGTGAGCATGGTCGTCCTTTTGTGAAAGAAAGTGAAGATGTGTTGCTCCGTCTCCATACTTAGCCACAGTCAGATGTTATTTACGTGCGCAGATGCCTTGATTAAAACTCTGTTTTGACAGCGCTGTGACCGggtgaagatttttttttttcgttttttccTCTCATTGTTACAGAGGTGCACCTAAATTTGGACCACAGCCCCCTCTTGAAAAATGTTGGCCAACCCTCAGGACCCCACCGCCCCCCTCAAAGAATCCTGTTTGTGTAGTAGAAAGGCATGCAGAGTCTTCTTCTTCAGTTGAATTGAACTGaagaatttatttcagacattccaccaagaaaaaaaaataaggaaaaataaaagtagcacTTCCATATTCCCAAACACTCTATTACCAGCCATACATACACAATCGCATGCAAATACGTTGCTTATTTTGGTGAATATGCCTGAAAAGACATGAATgtaaaacccaaacaaacaagtACAAAATGAAtacatacaattttttttttaattctctgcCCCACTAAAATTTTAACTGACCTGGTCTGCCCCCCTCCATCTCCGGCCCTCTACGTTTTCTGCCATTTTCAAGCTTTGTGTGAgtactaagaaaaaaaaaagaaaagaaaagtgtgagCATCTTACTTGTATGTGCTGCAGAGGCGATGGCCTTGACACAGGGTGATGTAGGGCTTGTGCACCGGCTGGGCGTAGGACTCTGTTGCCAGGATGACATTGTGTCGGAGGTCGCCGCTGCACGCCCTCCTTCTGGAAAGCAGACCAAAGAAATGACGCGTTAAAGCCAACTTTCTTGCCTACTTTACCTTTCTCTTCAGCCAGCTTAgtggcagtgtgcagcaacaggcaCGTGCTATACGACAGCAGGAAAAAAACGTCCTCATCTCATACGGGCTTAAAATGGATacttttgacatgttttcttaCTCAATATCAGTATCGGTGTCTATTTAAAACCCCCCGACTTGTACAATCGCTCCTGATTGTGCCCTGGTTAaaagctgacctttgacctgcctGTCTGCGCTCAACCCTtcgtttagtttatttttgtccacCCCCACCCCACCCAAATCAGCTCTAAAAAGGACAGCAAATCTACTCTCTTCTTAATCGCCTGATCTTTGGCCCCTGGGAGACTGACCACCTGAATGTTTGCCATTTGGGAACATCCCAAATGACAGGCGGTGATAAACGCAGACAGAGAGTTACGAGTGCCGTTACCCATGATGCCCGAGGAACTGGGGAGTGCCCATCacatggaggaagaggagggcggAGGAGAGGAGCAGCTCTTGGTacatcttcttcctctttcccACGTTTCCCTCGCTGGGGCTCTCACACTCTGTCTCggagggaagaggaggatgacGGAGGATGTCTGCGACGGCCCCAGCTACCTGtgtaaaaagagaataaaaagacattttagatCACGGCATGTTAAACATGACATTTCCTTCTGCACAATCTGGATGGGAAATTGGGGAAAAAGTTCAGCGGAGAGAAAAACGGCTTCATTCCTGCGAAGCCACAGGTCATCTTTGTCCGCAGACTCGAAGAGGGACGGGACTAATTTCAGCGCGCGTCAGCTGCGTCGTGTCTCAGAGAGCCGGACCGGCTTTCAGAGCAGAACACTAGCCTTTAAATCAGTGCAGACAGCAGTGGGAATCTGTGTAAGCTTGTCATTTAGCATTGGAtaaggaggagggggagggggacAAAAAGGTGAGGAAGAGCAGCTTTTAGACGCTAAAACTCAAGAGCAGGAAGTCGTCAAGTGAGATCAAGTGAAGAGCGGACTGTAGAAGAGTTATTGATGTGTGTTGAGAACCAGTGGGAGAAGAAAAGCGTGTTTTAGCTGAGGATGCTTCTCTGTCGTGGTGGGGGTAGGTTAAATAGGAGGTATGGAAGGCTTGGTGtgccaaaacaattttaaaaaatcaggatgcaattgtttttaaaaaactgtagcAAAAAGTGatacaaataatattaataaattactactaggaaacaaaatacattaattagaacattttacaaaatgaatGGAGACACAcctaattttttcttcttatgcGTTTTGTGAtgtctgttttgcatttttgtgtgtgtgtgaatttccatttgtgctgcttttctgtgttttttatgctCTTCAGTTGAAAATTGTCAGcaacttcatgttttttaattcagcttgttttggggaaaaaagtgacaaaatctagttttggatttcattttcaggtcattttctttagtcaaatgttcaaaaatctcactttgttctgtttttatagttatttttcattttttgttttataacatttttttattttagtgataGCTCATAACAATTTTACAAATAGCAAGGAAAACTTGTATAGTtttgtgagtcatacatgctaaGTCttactttaaaaccttttttttttcattttataaataaacttactTTTAACACAATATCAAATTTGGCAAATGATGTAGAATAAAGaatgcacacaaaaaacacaacacccAATATGGATACACAGGAAGTGCTCTCAACTAAAGGCCCCCCCTCTACTGCACCCCTGTTTAGGACCTCATAAAagcttggaccggccctgcccACACCTTCTCTGACTCTAAGAAGATCCAGGCAGGAGAGACAAACACCTCTCGCACAGATTATTACATACTGCagattacaacaaaaaaaataataacccCAGACCACCTGTGAAACCCAGCTGACCCGAGAACAGCTTCCGCCAGCCTATGGGTCGAGTTTTAACACGGCTACTAAACCCCTGGGAAATCTCTCCCTGCACATTAAAGCCGTCCGAGTGCAATTGCAGGTTATAACACAGTGCAGCCTGTCGGAGAAGCAGAGTTATCTTGAAGGCGACGGTAATCCTCGGATGACAGCGTGCGTGTCTGTGTGACCCCTCCCCGCTGGCCGCGGGCCCAGAGATCCGTCGTAAAGCCTGTGTTCATTCATAAACCACAGCGGGCCAGCAGAGGGGCCTACTTTGAAACGACCGGTGCATGTGAGTTTTGCGCGTGTCTGCACACAAGAAGGGAGAAATTTACAGCGGGAGGCGGAATGCAAAAAAGAGTGGAACAGTAAACCATTTCACAAgtgcatttcatttaaaacgATTCATGATAAACATCACGTGTTTGAGACAAACAGAGAATCGGAGCCTGGCCCAAAGTTCTACGGGGCTCTAAGGAGAATTTGATGCGGGGATTCACTTCCAGTTAAGAGTCCACAAGCAACACAACTCATTTACATCATTCATGCTGGACAACCTGTTGTGGGGCTAACTAGTGAGCATATAAACGTCTTAAATGAGTTATACATCAGCTTGGTTTTGTTTGACAACCGCATAGTCATTCCATATTACTTATGTATAAAGCAGACCTTGGATTCCATATAAATTTATGAAATCtgtatctgtttgtttttccaaaaatgcCACATCCAATAGTGAACGCCTCTGATCTGAAGATTAAATTTGAGAAACATTAGACACAGATGCCACagtgctaatttatttttagcaaatttgTCAAACTGTGAATAAACGGAGTTGTTTATCACTGGCGGGTTTTGATTACTGGGAAATATGGCTCTCTGCCCGGGACGCCCTTCCACCAGTGGGTGGCAAAAGAACCcaagaggaaagaaaagggaagtAAAAGTCATTGTgaccacatttttatttgcttatttgaaTGACGGGTCAGTACAACCCTTGTGTGGTGCACAGTGTAAGCACTGTAACAAAGATGTTTGGCAGTAAACGAAagggattttttgttgttgttgctgctgcaatCTTTCATCTcttttggtcaaatttaaatCGGAAAATAACAAactgatcaaatatttttcaaaacgcAATTTGAAAGTCATAAAACGATATTCTGTTCGAGAAAactgctcccccccccccccccccccccctactTTTTGTCTCAAAATAACCTTAGAAGCAGACAAGAGTGTAAACCAAGGTCAAAAACAGACTTAGTAATTCTAAACTGATGGGTTATTCcccaaaagagcaaaaataatatataatattaaaaCTCAAACAAACTCCAAGCAATTCGGTTGTATTGTTCACATCTGCCACCGGGTGGTGCTGTTTCACAACATCAATGTTAAGATACGAGCGCCAAGACCCACGTCCATCATTTCTACGCTTCCCCGTAACATTAACCCGCACCTTGAAGTGACGCTAAAGAttcttagaaataaaactgagcGGACAGAGAAAGGGGGTATGTCCCTTTAGGCGAAA
This window harbors:
- the egfl7 gene encoding epidermal growth factor-like protein 7 isoform X1 — protein: MYQELLLSSALLFLHVMGTPQFLGHHGRRACSGDLRHNVILATESYAQPVHKPYITLCQGHRLCSTYKTTYSLAYRQVSRIASASHFYPDCCPGWRRFHSHNCNQALCAEPCANGGTCLKPNKCACPPGWTGHRCQTDADECGGRQPCAQLCVNTAGSYRCACRDGFTLAGDGRSCHQLPPPPPSPSTTPTQGSQAAVGGHADAGGSFGLAENVTEEVQSLRNRVELLEKKLQLVLAPFSSFFPPPLDDSFPEKTTLLSHSFRQLDRIDSLSEQIGFLEERLGTCEQPSAWRWIPCCSQKKEGKINK
- the egfl7 gene encoding epidermal growth factor-like protein 7 isoform X2 — its product is MYQELLLSSALLFLHVMGTPQFLGHHGRRACSGDLRHNVILATESYAQPVHKPYITLCQGHRLCSTYKTTYSLAYRQVSRIASASHFYPDCCPGWRRFHSHNCNQALCAEPCANGGTCLKPNKCACPPGWTGHRCQTDADECGGRQPCAQLCVNTAGSYRCACRDGFTLAGDGRSCHQLPPPPPSPSTTPTQGSQAAVGGHADAGGSFGLAENVTEEVQSLRNRVELLEKKLQLVLAPFSSFFPPPLDDSFPEKTTLLSHSFRQLDRIDSLSEQIGFLEERLGTCSCQEN